From a single Planctellipticum variicoloris genomic region:
- a CDS encoding helix-turn-helix domain-containing protein, with amino-acid sequence MVKRAADILERFGERVRVLRKESGYSQESFAAACGLDRTYIGGIERGERNVALRNIETIARALGITLAELMDDL; translated from the coding sequence ATGGTCAAGCGAGCGGCGGACATCCTGGAGCGGTTTGGAGAGCGCGTCCGCGTGCTGCGGAAGGAATCCGGCTATTCCCAGGAGAGTTTTGCCGCGGCGTGCGGCCTCGATCGGACCTACATCGGCGGGATCGAGCGGGGCGAGCGGAATGTCGCCCTGCGGAATATCGAGACCATCGCCCGGGCGCTGGGGATCACGCTGGCCGAGCTGATGGACGACCTCTGA